ATACAAGTAACATTTGTATTGATGTCAGTTTCTGATGACATCTCCATACGCCTCAAATATGAGATGGCAAGAAACAAAAGGAGTTGAAATTGTTGAATCTTTAACTTCTGTTGTCCAGACAAAACATTTAACAttaattcatttcatttaaaaagGAAGGGGgaatagaaaaagaatgaaacaaaactTCTTCCaagaaaagagggaagaaaaaaaCCCAACAGGATATGGTTACTGAAAGAAATATGATTAAATActcttaaaatatatagaaaaattttattttcaagcttttgtgtataaatcatttatataacataatttaatttagaaaataagttttaaaatttaaatattatatatatcaaatattatcatttaagtgatataaatactatattatatatattgacttGAGAATAGAATGACTTATATAATATTCtcatcatattataaaaatatactcACTTATATAATTAGTGAAAATAAtcaaaagttaataaaataaatatcatattttattaggaTATTTCCATCCGCTTCCTAAATTATAGGGATAAAATacgaaaaggaaagaaaagggccCTACTTTTGTAACTTCGTTGCTCTTAAATTTTTTGTCACTTTGTTGCTCTTATAAATTTATTCGCTTTTGTTTTAAGAAGAACAATAGAGTTGTTTGGATGGTAAGATCTAGGGGTGGGCAACGAGGCCCAGCACCCTGCTACCCCGTCCCCGTTTGCCCTACCCCCGCACGACGGGATAGGGTACACCATCCCGCATAGGCCTGGGCGGGGGCTCCCGCCCCGCATCTAGTCCCCTTAGTAGGAGCGGGGGGCGGGGAGGCCCAACCCCGTCCCgcatttcccccgccccgccctcacctatatatatattatatatataaacataaatatttatattttacaaattgtgtatatatataaatatatacattataatttgttagacttgttcacaaattattcattagcaaatttaaaaactatataatttaaaaactattacactacaacttacacaaaacatgtattagcaaatttaaaagttacataatttttaaattatagtcatatttacaaaatttaaatttacaatttagatctaaaaatatattttttatcacttttaaatctagaaataatttttttaaataataaaatatagttaatatttgaagtgAAAATAAAGCGGGGCGGATTGGGTATCCGCCCCGCACCCCGCCTAGatggggcggggtaccccgcccaTGTATGCGGGGGCAGGTGGTGGGGAGGAAAGCCCCACCCCCGCACCATGCGGGGCGGGGTGCAGGAAAGGGACTACCCCGCACTGTATAGTGCAGATAGCACCCCTAGTAAGATcagtataaatattttaaataaaagttaaaagttaaataaaatattattattattttagaatttaaaaaattaaattatttattatattttatataaaaattttagaaaattataataatacgATAAAATGAAACTCgaaattatttctcttatattCGACTGTAcgaattattgaaaataataataataataatttttatattaataaaaaaaaaaaaaaaaaaaaaaaaaaaacagcagtcCTGTCTTCCGAGAGTCGAGACCGCTGGCCAACTGCAGTTTGCTGCTCGATTCTCTCCGTTTCCCCAACGATACCCTTTCAAAATCTTCTCAGGGGCTCATTCGATCTCATGCTACCAAGCATTCTCTAATGGCTCGGTCTCAGGTCTTCTTCCCTTCCCTTCTCTGAAATTTCGGTAACAATTAGTATGTGTAAATGATATCTTGATTGAAAAACTGATAATAACAATCTCGTTTTGTTATAGATTGGATATTTGGTTCCGCTTATGCAAAATCTTGTCGAAGACGCTTCAATCCCAAAGCTCACCCTCTCTGAAGGCGAAAACTTGATTGGCCGCAACAACCTCCCAGTGCCCGACAAGCGGCTCAGCCGCAAGCACATCACTCTTACCGCTTCCGCCGATGGCTCCTCCGCCAACTTGTTCGTGGTGAGTAGCCCTTTAATTCTGCTCAAAGACAACTCTATTCCCGTAAATTTATAGTGTTGTGTTCGATTGGTTTATTTGGGTGGAATATTTTAGGAGGGTACGAATCCCATTGTGGTCAATTCCCGGAATAAGAGAAGGAAGCTGTGTTCTCAAGAAAGTGCTACCATTTCTGACGGTGCTATTATAGAGCTGATTCCAGGGCATCATTTTTTCAAGTACGTATCGTCGGGTGGTGACGAAAACACACCTTTGCGTAATACCCATAAGAGGAATGAAGCGAGAGAGTTCGGTAAAGGAGAGGAACCATGTCGAAGGAGTCCGCATCAAACGTCTGAACGCATATCCTTGGGTACCAAATCTCAGGTGTTGTATTTGCATTCGTTTTaatagtgtttttatttacaCTTTTAGCATTTATTTGATTTCTGTTCTTAACAAAAACTGGGAACAGTCTACGTATTTTTGGTTTTTGCTAGAAACATTCTGGCttacttttgtttgaattttacaGATTGGAAATTCAGGGCACTCCCAGTATAAGGGAGAGAGTAATGAGATGGCTATCCGACATTTTCACGTCTCTAATGATAAGTTACCTTGGACCTTTCGGCTCTTGCAAGTGAAAGAGCTGCCAGCATGGGCAAATACCTCTTGTGTTTCATTAAGTGATGTGATTCAGGTAACAACATTCcccaataaaaaaaaccaacatttaaaattttgtatatcCAGTATCTACCTGCTTAATTCGTAGACTTTTGTGCGTTATTTTCAAGGAGAATTTTCCAATTTAATCTTTGCTGCTTTTATCACCTTGAAAGAAATAACAGATTGTCTAAAACAATAGTATCTGATTGTTGACTTGATTTGCATGCAAATTATCTGATTTCTTGTTTGTTTGGTAGGGGGATATTCTCATCGCTGTCCTTTCAAATTACATGGTAGACATCGACTGGTTGTTACCTGGTGAGTTCTATTCACTTTGGTTGTCACCCTTGGTTTAGTTCCACTTTCCTGTCTGTCTGAGCTAGACTGGGTTAACATCTTTCACTGAAAGAAATCTATTGAGAAATAGGTATTTAAGTTCTTAGAAGTATGTAAATAATGTCCTGAATCTGTATTAGTCTATTTCCTGCTTCTAGAgtgtagtaggtatttccttcgtatacttccagtgtacttgggctgtgcctattcttggtaataaaatctcttattaattgtaaaaaaaagtatgtaaaTAATGTATGTACGTTCACCGATAATGTCTGACATCTGTATCCAATTCCCTTGTCACAGTTGTGAGTTGAAAAAGCCAAAGGTAAATTTATTTGCATGTTTGTATCACTCTTTAGTTATGCACTCAGATTGGAGTACTTGTTAATTTGCCCTTGGTTATGGGATTTTTACCTGGtagttttattgatataagagAATTGGTTTTTTCCCTGATGCTTttaatagatatttttatagGTTGTATTTCACTGCTACACATATAGCTATCTTAGTTGTAATTTCCAATATTACAAGTGATATTCACACTTTAGGTTATTCATTTTGAACTAAGATGCTTAAATGGATATGGTTCCTGTTGTGTTTTCTTATAAGCTCATCTAAATTAGCTATTTAATGATTGCATTTTGCTGCAGTCCAATGCATACACACGTTTGTGTAGTAGTTCATTcttttatgcttttattttttcgGTGTGTAGCATGTCCAGCACTTGCAAAAATCCCTCATGTGTTGGTAGTTCATGGAGAAGGTGATGGCACATTGGATCATATGAAGGTTTActtttattctaattaatatCAATGTCCATTATGCATTGAGGGTTTATTTTTATGGGCAGACTCTAACTTCATTTACTCTGTTTattttcaagagaaataagccTGCAAACTGGATTCTGCATAAACCACCCTTACCTATCTCATTTGGGACTCACCATTCAAAGGCCATGATTCTTGTCTATCCTAAGGGAGTGAGGATTATTGTACACACAGCAAATTTAATATATGTAGATTGGAACAACAAAAGTCAAGGTTTGTGGATGCAAGACTTCCCATGGAAAGATCAAAATAGCCCAAGCAAAGGGTGTGGATTTGAAAATGACTTGATTGATTATCTCAGTGCCTTGAAGGTAATAACATGTATAATTTGTTATGTTGAAGATGGTGTCCTAAAGATCTTGTTTGGCTTTCTTGATGAAGTTCCTGTATATTTCTCCTAGTTGTTTGAGGTGATGTTGATGTAGAAGTGATGTCATGAATCTATTACCATTCCCTGTTTTTAACTCCGTGCTCTCTGCAGTGAAAATAATGTCAATGTCATGGACTTCCTTAACTGTGTGATAAATCTTACGCTTTCTTTTTATTCCTTcaactttcctttcttttgcCTTGGggtgttttatttgtttatgctCCCAGCTTATTCTCTTTCAAAAACTTACAGTGCACCTTCCACGTCAGATGCTTGTCTAACCAGTAGATTTGGAGTGTTGCTTACCAGTGAGAGGCTTTTTATTCTCCTATTGATGCTGCCATCTAGATTAAGCATAATAATCTTGTTTTTTTCGTTGTTTGACTGATGCAGTGGCCTGAATTCTCTGTCAAATTACCAGCCCTTGGAAACTTCAATATCAATCCAACTTTCTTTAGGAAGTTCGATTATGGCAATGCGGCGGTACATTTTTTATTCCCTAATCTGTCATATTTTTTCTGTTCTTAGTTTCTGTCGGGAGGATATGATGTTAAAATAGTATCTACTTGTGTCTAGGATATCATTATATGTGGACATTTAAAACTGCTTGCACATTTTTCAGGTCAGATTGATTGCTTCTGTTCCTGGATATCACAGGGGTACCAATCTCAAGAAGTGGGGACACATGAAGCTACGAACTGTTCTCCAGGAGTGTACTTTtgataaagaatttaaaaagtCCCCACTTGCTTATCAGGTATAGTTAGAATTCTTGACTAGTATGATGGTCATGTAGTTCTTGACAGTGGATCTCAACCTAATGGTTCTCGGTTAGTAGGTGAAGAAATCAAAGAAGAGATCATGGTATTTGTTGAAGTTTTCCTTCATTCGGTTTCCCTGTTTTATGCTGTTCTGAATCAAGTCTTTTCATTCAATTCCTCTCTGCTTAGTTTTTTATGTGCATAAATGTTTGCAATGGATCTTTTGATGATTTATAATTATGCTGTATTATTGCAGTTCTCTTCCCTCGGTTCTTTGGATGAGAAGTGGCTGGCTGAGCTGGCTTCCTCCATGTCATCAGGCTTATCAGAAGATAAAACACCACTTGGTCTTGGGGAACCACGCATTATATGGCCCACTGTGGAAGATGTCAGATGCTCTTTAGAGGTACTACAAAGTAGGTTATTCAGGTTGAGCTTACTGCTTGTTAGAGTAAGGTTTTTTCCAAAACCCTTTCCAGGTTTTGGACATTGGTTGTTGAGTATTGGTTGTGCAGCAGTCACTCTAGACAGACAGTTTCATGCTTGATGGATGCAGAAGAGTTACAGCCCATGTAAAACCAATGGCTAACAAACTCAACACCTTATATTCTGAAATTGTCTAAACAATTTCCTTGATTGAGGTAAGGGTTGAGTTTGGTTGAATCCTAAGAATAACTGTCATTGAACGtttcaaaaaattgtaatacaAGGATCTTGCGATGCTGACACATCAATGTTCCTAGCTGTCAAACTTGTCCAGATATCATAAAAATCAATTGTACATGTCTTCCTGGAAGAGAATAATTCTCTGATATCTGTGCAAATAAATTCGTCTCACTTAAGTAATAATGTGAACTTAGTTTACAACCCCCACCTttccccaacaaaaaaaataaataaataaagtgaatCTATATACCTTCATTCTTTTGAACTAATGATCTCATGTCCTAGCTTTTTGGATATAATCTGAATACATGGAGTGCTCAGAATACATGGAGTGCTCATTACTCATGCTCCAATATGCAGGGCCTAATCAAGTAATTTTGAACTCGCAAAAGATGAGTCAAGTTGACTGAATTTGACAATTTGTGTATCAAGAAAATAATTGTGACAGAAACGGATGTGCCCCAGTTCTGTTGTGCAAATTTTAGAGTATACATTGCTTATGAGTTTTATCTATCAGTCCATATCAATACTTtctgaatgttttttttttttttcacgggTTCTTTCTCCCCAGGGTTATGCAGCTGGAAATGCCATTCCGAGTCCACTGAAGAATGTGGAGAAagaattcttgaagaagtatTGGGCAAAGTGGAGGGCAAGCCACACCGGTCGCTGGTGTGTATCTCTTATTACTAGAGAAAGTTTGACCTATTTACTTAACATTCTGTTACTTTAGAGCATTTACTGAACTTTTAACTTTAGAAACCATCCATATtttatacttacaaaaaaaatcccccttttttttttgggggggggagGGGTAAAGACGAGTTATAGATATGTCGTATGTCTGGCACATTGGTTCATAGTACTTGATGTTCctgcttttttctcttttgtttcttttgaggTATACTTATTAATTAGATCTACAATCATTCTTGTCAATATTCCAGTCGTGCAATGCCACATATAAAGACATACACCCGGTATAATGGTCAGCAACTTGCGTAAGTGTTCGTATATGCCTATTATTTGTGCTTATTTGTTATATGTTAAGCATGAACTATGAGCCTGTACCTTTCCCCAACAGTTGGTTTTTGCTGACTTCAGCAAATCTTAGCAAAGCTGCCTGGGGAGCCCTCCAGAAAAATAATACTCAGTTGATGATCCGATCTTATGAGGTATATCTGTATTGGTGCTATCTGAAAGATTAAGTTCAGATATAGATGAATGCTACATTAATTATAGGTCTTGGCCCCTGTTGCAAATCATTGAGTCTTCTTTTCCCACTATTTGCTCCAACTGAAGTATTGACAATGTAATTCTACCATTTCTTGTTTGTTATCATTTCAGCTGGGAGTGCTATTTTTACCATCTTCTACTGAAAGACACGGTTCTGAATTTTCTTGTACAAGTAATGGTGATGTAATGGAGGTAATGACTACATCCTAGCTTGTGAGTTCTTTAGTCATCACTGCTTTCAAATTTGCACTGCCATATTGAGAGTGTTGGTAGGAAGAATCTTGGCCAAAAGAAAGTTTCTGTGAGTTTCAGGATAAGAGCAGATTATTAGAAAATTCTGAAGTACCAAGAACGACACAAGTTACCTTACATTGGCAAGGAAGTAGGAATTCTGACCCAACATCTGGAGTAATTCCATTGCCTATACCTTATGAACTCCCTCCTCAACCATACACTCCTGAAGGTCCTGCCCTATTCCTCATCCATTGCTTTGTTTTTGGGTCACATATATCTAAACTCCGCTATCTCCTTTGCAGATGTACCCTGGTCTTGGGACCGGCGATATACTAAGAAAGATGTTTATGGTCAAGTTTGGCCGCGACAAGTACAGCTGTATTCTTTTCAAGATTCCTGACATCTTTAATGTACATACAAGGAACTCCATtagtgtttctttctttttggttcTCGATCTTCATTTGATGAGTATCATAAAATGGGGTTGTCGATTATTCCATGATTCTATATTTGTATTCattttaaatgagtttttttctaaatttttatgcATAAATCCATTTTTGGTAAGTGGCTCGCTCATTAGTTCTCTTTAGGTGTGGTTAAGCTAACTTGAATCAATCATAGCAGAAAGTGCAACGATAATTTCTTGTATTTATGCATAGTTGCTTACTCTTCCCAAGATGGTTCTCTTGCATTTCCCCTTGTAGTGATTACCGACCCTCATGTTTCTTTCGTTTCTCATGCCGGCACTGATAAAGTCGCCCGTTGGATGAAAATATTTAGGTGAAATTCTCTCTTATATTTCGGAACCAATATGTAGGGAATTTAGGGAGGATCATCACGAATCTCGACTCTAGTTAGACAATATCGGATACTGTTTGTCTACCTTTTAGCAAAACCCACCCacgaatgcatgcatgcataactCTCTGTCGCTCACACAACGAAAACCAGCCATCTCCTTAGAGGAAGACCCTTCTCCATTGAAATGAGTTTATTCGACTGTgttagagaaaaatattttcactaatttTAGTGACTCATGCCAATTACATGGGTTGGTATCGACATATACAACTATACAAGAAAATAGTCGAAAGAACAGTGGGGTTTGAAATCAATACAAGGTGGCCTTGACTACCAAAATTGcagcaaaataataattaaacaaaagTGCTTACCAAAAGATCTCTCTCTTGTGTgtgtaaaattataagtatatataacattttcttttctcttataTTGTCAAACGTATTTTAAGGAAAATTTAACCATAATCGCCACACATCTAGGCTGTTAGTTAGATAATATCGGATACCGTTACAACAATCCcatcattcaaattttttgtttctctttcccAAAACCCATACGTGCATGCATAAACTGTGTCTAACACAGTGAAAACCCCACCTCTCCTTTCCTTGTTATCCAACAATGGATGTGGTTTTTGAGCCTCAGAGAGGAAAACCATTCACCATTGAAGTGGGTTTCTTCGACTCTGTCCTAGAGATCAAAGAAAAGGTACAAAAATACCAAGGCATACCCATTCACAAGCAAATCCTAATCTTCAAAGGCCATGTCCTCCAAGACGACCGCAATGTGGAGCACTCCGAAATCCTCCAAAACTCCCACATTCAGCTCGTTATCACTCCCGATTCCGATAAAGCCACTGTCGAGATAATTGAGAACTACTCGCAGCCCAAGAAAATCCAACTCATCGTAAAGATGCCGATGTCCAAAGTTCACGTCCCTATAGAAATGGACGTAAACGACACGATTGGACGGTTGAAGGAAAAGATACAAGAAATGGAAGCTGTACCAGCCAACAGGTTGGTGATTCACTCAAGCGGTATTGAATTACAAGACCAAAGATCCTTACGTGATTATGAACTTTCGGATAATTCAGATATCGACGTCAGTTTTAAAGGGTCCCCAACTGCTTCTTTGACAGCAACACGATCTGGGCCTACTACGGCGGGTTCGAAGAAATTAAAGCTAATGGTGTTGCCAAAATGTGGGACGAAGAAGATTCCGGTAGAGGTGAATGCATCGGATAATGTTGGGGAGCTAAGGAAGGAGCTGCAGAAGTTGCAACAGAGGCTACACTTTCATCTTCCTCCAGAgggttattttttcatttacgAGCAGAATGTGATGGATGATGATAGATCATTTCGGTGGCACCATGTTGGGCATGGAGATACAATTGAAATCTTCAATGGGAGTGTAACCGGTGGTTCttaagataaataatatattttgttgggATTTTGAATGTTTGAATGATCACTTCCTACTACAATCTCTATATATCAGTCAACTCGTGTATATTATAGCCTTTCAGTATATATAATCAATACTCTGTCTTCATCTCCCAATTCCATAGCGCCACAAATCCAATCAATATATGTAACGACTAATTAAAGAAGCAATATGGATTATACACCTTAAAAACAAATCCATTGGGTTGTCAAAGGAGAGGCAATTCGACATAACCTAATTTGTAACaagaaataaaatctcaaataaaaaaagaagatcgATAAATTGTAGGAGATCTTGTTTATCTTGAAACATATTTGAATATACATGATCTTCGTTCATGCCGTTTTGGGACCTCAACTAAACCCACGAAGACCAAGTGGTCATTAATTAGACTCCATGGAGTcttagcatgcatgcatgagttATGGTGTTGTCGCCGGTAGGTGATTGCGAGTTTGAGGGAGGTGCAACACTTGGTTTGGTGATTCACTCTAGCGATGCTGAATTACAAGACAATAGATCTTTGCATGATTGTAAGCTTTTTGACGATTCAAACATTAGAGTGAGTTTGAGATCAGTGTCACCAACCACGTTGGCACGATCCAGTACTAGTATGAGGGTGTCAGATCAGATTCTGGAATTAGTATTACTGATTTGGTTGCCAAGTTGCGAGACGAGCAAAATCCCAGTAGAGTTGAATGAATTTGATCGTGTTGTAGACTCAGGAATGATCTACAAAAGTTGCAGCAGACACAACACTCGATCTTCCAGAggagtatttttttattcacaaGCAAGAAGCGATGGAGGATGACAAAGCATTTAGGTGGCACCAGGTTGAACAGGGTGATACAGTAGAATTCTTGCCTGGACACGTAACCCATGTATCATCGTATCTAGACATTCGttgttaattataaatttctagAAGAATAAGGAGTTGGAGCGATGATGTTATCATAATTTTCAGCTAATAGATTAATTGCTAAggcatatatatgatatatcacaTGAATAATGAATTATCCAGAGATATTTCAGAGTGTTTACTATTTGTTGGAGGCAAGAAGGCCTGGCTTTCCTCGGATTAAACCAATCTTGAATCACATCCTTCTTTTGACATTTTTCAGCATAGCAAAACGAAAAGAATTAGGATTAATATTCCTTATTGTTCATGTATCCTTTTCATTATCCCGAAACAGAGTATTATTGACTTGAAAGAATTGGCAACACATACATGATGGAGAAAACACACTTACAAATGCATTAGCCAAACGTCTTGACCTTAATCGAGTTGAGAAAACACACTTACACGGCTAAGCATATACAATAATCAAGTCAATTATAAGCCAGCattaatattagattttatATGTCATCCTCAATCATACGACACCTTTAACTGATTTTATATGTCGACTACTTAAAGCAATTTCTACGTAAAATATGGTACCTAGTTTGTGTGACAagtgatgataaaatttaaaatgaaaaatatttctcattatAAATACACAGGAATCACaaattataagataatttcTACCTAGAAATCCGCCATAATCATAGATAAATTTGGTGAGCAATTAGTTCCTGCTTCGGTTGCAGGCTTCTCAAGTGACAAGAGAGATTGAGATGCGCAACACGTGGCCCCTCAGCTAATTGTATTTGTGGTACGAGAGTGGGAGAGGGGATCAAgatcattgtttttttttttttttttcccaaataaagactaacattaataaaaatataataaaaaaattatatttataagttagtaaaaaaaaagaaatattctctATTCTGTTGATAtggtattatttaatttgtataatatatgtttaaaaatcaaatattgtcATATTAATAGTGTGGAGAGTGTGTTCTCCACActgtcttataaataaaattattctaatacaaaaatataaatatacaagGAGTTAGtgttgtatttattatattgaaaACTAGTTTGTCTCGGTATTTGTAATctcgtatatatatacatatgcatatatataattatgaaaagTTAAGGTTGCAATTATATTGTGCGAATTTCATGGGTTAGGATTTACTCTTTAGACAAAGAAATAGTTAAAAAGAGCATGAACAATTGGTTTTTTGCACAATGCATGATACTTGTCTTCATTGGAAACTCGTTTTGAACGGATCACATGATGTTGGGAGTAGTTGGGACATAAATTTGCATGAAAGAaattaaagtatatatattgtattcatCATCACGCTTAAGGCATCAATGTAACTACGCACCACACTCTTATGgcatgaatattaataatattataaagacTTGAAATATTGCCGATCATAATATCATCTGAGATATACACTAATGGATCCTCACAATACTTCGGTATGCAATTTTTAACCCTATAATTgatgtgaaaaatatatatattaatgtcaaAAACCTTGCAGTAGTACTCTAGTCTGATCATGACATTTATATATGATCattc
This sequence is a window from Carya illinoinensis cultivar Pawnee chromosome 9, C.illinoinensisPawnee_v1, whole genome shotgun sequence. Protein-coding genes within it:
- the LOC122277494 gene encoding tyrosyl-DNA phosphodiesterase 1, with amino-acid sequence MARSQIGYLVPLMQNLVEDASIPKLTLSEGENLIGRNNLPVPDKRLSRKHITLTASADGSSANLFVEGTNPIVVNSRNKRRKLCSQESATISDGAIIELIPGHHFFKYVSSGGDENTPLRNTHKRNEAREFGKGEEPCRRSPHQTSERISLGTKSQIGNSGHSQYKGESNEMAIRHFHVSNDKLPWTFRLLQVKELPAWANTSCVSLSDVIQGDILIAVLSNYMVDIDWLLPACPALAKIPHVLVVHGEGDGTLDHMKRNKPANWILHKPPLPISFGTHHSKAMILVYPKGVRIIVHTANLIYVDWNNKSQGLWMQDFPWKDQNSPSKGCGFENDLIDYLSALKWPEFSVKLPALGNFNINPTFFRKFDYGNAAVRLIASVPGYHRGTNLKKWGHMKLRTVLQECTFDKEFKKSPLAYQFSSLGSLDEKWLAELASSMSSGLSEDKTPLGLGEPRIIWPTVEDVRCSLEGYAAGNAIPSPLKNVEKEFLKKYWAKWRASHTGRCRAMPHIKTYTRYNGQQLAWFLLTSANLSKAAWGALQKNNTQLMIRSYELGVLFLPSSTERHGSEFSCTSNGDVMEDKSRLLENSEVPRTTQVTLHWQGSRNSDPTSGVIPLPIPYELPPQPYTPEDVPWSWDRRYTKKDVYGQVWPRQVQLYSFQDS
- the LOC122275814 gene encoding ubiquitin domain-containing protein 7SL RNA1-like, whose protein sequence is MDVVFEPQRGKPFTIEVGFFDSVLEIKEKVQKYQGIPIHKQILIFKGHVLQDDRNVEHSEILQNSHIQLVITPDSDKATVEIIENYSQPKKIQLIVKMPMSKVHVPIEMDVNDTIGRLKEKIQEMEAVPANRLVIHSSGIELQDQRSLRDYELSDNSDIDVSFKGSPTASLTATRSGPTTAGSKKLKLMVLPKCGTKKIPVEVNASDNVGELRKELQKLQQRLHFHLPPEGYFFIYEQNVMDDDRSFRWHHVGHGDTIEIFNGSVTGGS